Proteins from a genomic interval of Diaphorobacter sp. HDW4A:
- a CDS encoding DMT family transporter: MISRSVAYSCLALSMMLVGSYVALSKPLAATFPIFLLAWLRFGIGVLAMPHWLRKGADEPPMTRQTRGLLFLQSFLGNFLFTICMISGVSMTSATSAGVIMASIPACVAVMSWLFLREHIATRTWVAVVCAVLGIALFSFAKPQHPEMGAAGSGKANLEWLGYTLLVAASICEAAYSVIGKKLTGALGPKRITSLINLWGFALATPFGLYFAWHFDFAAVPGKIWLLLLFYALAACMWTVWLWMTGLKVVPAAQGGIFTVLLPVSAALFGVLVLGEHFTQLQLIAFGIALASVVLATLPSRNGAAASHH; this comes from the coding sequence ATGATCAGCCGCTCTGTTGCCTATTCATGCCTGGCTTTGAGCATGATGCTCGTCGGCAGCTATGTTGCGCTCTCCAAGCCTCTGGCGGCGACCTTCCCCATTTTTCTGCTGGCTTGGCTACGCTTCGGAATCGGCGTGCTGGCCATGCCGCATTGGCTGCGCAAGGGAGCCGACGAGCCACCGATGACCAGGCAGACGCGCGGACTGCTCTTTCTGCAGTCGTTCCTTGGCAATTTCCTGTTCACCATCTGCATGATTTCCGGCGTGAGCATGACCAGCGCGACCTCGGCCGGCGTGATCATGGCCTCCATCCCTGCGTGTGTGGCGGTGATGAGCTGGTTGTTTCTGCGCGAGCACATCGCTACCCGCACCTGGGTTGCGGTGGTGTGCGCGGTGCTCGGCATTGCGCTGTTTTCCTTCGCCAAGCCGCAGCATCCGGAGATGGGCGCTGCCGGCTCGGGCAAAGCCAATCTGGAATGGCTGGGCTACACGCTGCTGGTGGCCGCATCGATCTGCGAGGCAGCGTATTCAGTGATTGGCAAGAAGCTCACTGGAGCGCTCGGACCAAAGCGCATCACGTCGCTCATCAATCTGTGGGGATTCGCACTGGCAACGCCGTTCGGGCTGTATTTCGCATGGCACTTCGATTTTGCAGCCGTTCCGGGCAAGATCTGGCTGCTCCTGCTGTTCTACGCCCTCGCCGCCTGCATGTGGACAGTGTGGCTGTGGATGACCGGTCTCAAGGTGGTTCCCGCCGCGCAGGGCGGCATCTTCACGGTACTGCTGCCGGTGAGTGCAGCGCTTTTCGGTGTGCTGGTACTGGGCGAGCACTTCACCCAATTGCAGCTGATCGCCTTTGGCATTGCGCTGGCCAGCGTAGTACTGGCCACACTGCCCTCACGAAACGGCGCAGCGGCATCCCATCACTGA
- the infC gene encoding translation initiation factor IF-3 yields MRTIATEFRDRRQREERKHRLNREITAPEVRLSGPENEPIGIVSIQQALAMAGDMDVDLVEIAATANPPVCRLMDYGKFKYQEQKKAAEAKAKQTVIEIKEVKFRPGTDDGDYNIKLRNIRRFLADGDKVKVTLRFRGREITHQDIGLALLNRLRDELADSILIEQFPKLEGRQMIMMIAPARKKPAAGGKAESGTPATGQAA; encoded by the coding sequence GTGAGAACCATCGCTACCGAATTTCGTGATCGTCGTCAGCGCGAGGAGCGTAAGCACCGCCTGAATCGTGAAATCACAGCACCAGAAGTGCGTCTTTCTGGTCCTGAGAATGAACCCATTGGCATCGTGTCGATCCAGCAGGCTTTGGCCATGGCTGGCGATATGGACGTTGACTTGGTGGAAATTGCTGCCACGGCCAACCCGCCGGTTTGCCGCCTGATGGACTACGGCAAGTTCAAGTACCAGGAACAGAAGAAGGCTGCTGAGGCGAAGGCCAAGCAGACGGTCATCGAGATCAAGGAAGTAAAATTCCGCCCCGGTACCGATGATGGTGACTACAACATCAAGCTGCGCAACATCCGCCGGTTTCTGGCAGATGGTGACAAGGTGAAGGTCACTCTGCGATTCCGCGGCCGTGAAATCACCCACCAGGACATCGGTCTGGCGCTGCTGAACCGACTGCGTGATGAGTTGGCAGACAGCATCCTCATCGAGCAATTTCCCAAGTTGGAAGGCCGCCAGATGATCATGATGATCGCTCCTGCGCGCAAGAAGCCAGCAGCGGGTGGCAAGGCTGAAAGTGGCACTCCGGCAACGGGGCAGGCGGCTTGA
- the thrS gene encoding threonine--tRNA ligase encodes MVQITLPDGSQRQYPGPVTVAEVAQSIGSGLAKAALGGKVDGKAVDTSFTIDKDAALSIITAKDADGLDLIRHSTAHLLAYAVKELFPDAQVTIGPVIENGFYYDFSYKRPFTPEDLVAIEKKMTELANKDEQVTRRVLPRDEAVAYFKGLGENYKAEIIASIPSNEDVSLYREGNFEDLCRGPHVPSTGKLKFFKLMKVAGAYWRGDHRNEMLQRIYGTAWTTKDDLASYLHMLEEAEKRDHRKLGRELDLFHIDEHSPGMVFWHPKGWTVWQQVEQYMRKVYVDNGYQEVKAPQLLDKSLWEKTGHWDKYRENMFVTESEKRDFALKPMNCPGHILIFNQGIKSYRDLPLRYGEFGNCHRNEPTGSLHGIMRVRGFTQDDGHIFCMPDQIQNEVTAFTALLQKVYKDFGFTNILYRLSTRPEKRIGTEESWDKAEAALADGLRASGCEFEYLPGEGAFYGPKIEYTLKDALGREWQCGTIQVDPNLPERLDAEFVGEDGNRHRPIMLHRAIVGSLERFIGILIEQHAGALPVWLAPVQVAVLNITDSQADYCREIAAKLQKALPNQDLRVVTDLRNEKITYKIREHAMQKLPYILVAGDKEKAAGAVAVRARGNKDLGVMSVDAFVDLIAQDIASKV; translated from the coding sequence ATGGTTCAAATCACTCTTCCAGATGGTTCCCAGCGTCAGTATCCCGGCCCGGTGACCGTGGCTGAGGTGGCGCAGTCGATTGGCTCGGGTCTGGCCAAGGCCGCGCTCGGTGGCAAGGTGGATGGCAAGGCTGTGGATACGAGCTTTACCATCGACAAGGATGCGGCGCTCTCGATCATCACGGCCAAGGATGCCGACGGCCTCGATCTGATCCGTCACTCCACGGCCCACTTGCTGGCCTATGCTGTCAAGGAGCTGTTTCCTGATGCGCAGGTCACCATTGGTCCTGTGATCGAAAACGGCTTCTATTACGACTTCAGCTACAAGCGTCCGTTCACGCCTGAAGATTTGGTAGCCATCGAAAAAAAGATGACCGAGCTCGCCAACAAGGACGAACAGGTCACCCGCCGCGTGCTGCCGCGCGACGAGGCGGTAGCGTACTTCAAGGGCCTGGGTGAAAACTACAAGGCTGAGATCATCGCCAGCATTCCGTCGAACGAAGACGTGAGCCTGTACCGTGAAGGCAACTTCGAGGATCTGTGCCGTGGCCCGCACGTGCCCAGCACCGGCAAGCTCAAGTTCTTCAAGCTCATGAAGGTGGCTGGCGCTTATTGGCGTGGCGACCATCGCAATGAGATGCTCCAGCGCATCTACGGTACGGCTTGGACGACCAAGGACGATCTGGCTTCCTACCTGCACATGCTGGAAGAGGCTGAAAAGCGCGACCACCGTAAGCTGGGCCGCGAACTCGATCTGTTCCATATCGACGAGCATTCGCCAGGCATGGTGTTCTGGCACCCCAAGGGCTGGACGGTTTGGCAGCAAGTTGAGCAGTACATGCGCAAGGTGTACGTCGACAATGGCTATCAGGAAGTCAAGGCACCGCAGTTGCTGGACAAATCTCTCTGGGAAAAAACCGGCCACTGGGACAAGTACCGCGAAAACATGTTCGTGACCGAATCGGAAAAGCGTGACTTCGCGCTCAAGCCGATGAACTGCCCCGGTCACATCCTGATCTTCAATCAGGGCATCAAGAGCTACCGTGATCTGCCGCTGCGCTACGGCGAGTTCGGCAACTGCCACCGCAATGAGCCCACCGGCAGCCTGCACGGCATCATGCGCGTGCGCGGCTTCACGCAGGACGATGGCCACATCTTCTGCATGCCCGACCAGATCCAGAACGAAGTGACGGCGTTCACCGCGCTGCTGCAGAAGGTCTACAAGGATTTCGGCTTCACCAACATTCTCTACCGCCTGTCGACACGCCCTGAAAAGCGCATCGGTACCGAAGAAAGCTGGGACAAGGCGGAAGCCGCTCTGGCTGACGGCTTGCGTGCGTCGGGCTGTGAGTTCGAATACCTGCCGGGCGAAGGTGCTTTTTACGGTCCGAAGATCGAATACACACTGAAAGATGCGCTGGGTCGTGAGTGGCAGTGCGGCACAATTCAGGTCGATCCCAACCTGCCCGAGCGTCTGGATGCGGAGTTTGTGGGTGAGGATGGCAATCGCCACCGTCCCATCATGCTGCACCGCGCTATCGTGGGTAGCCTTGAGCGCTTTATTGGTATTTTGATCGAGCAACACGCTGGCGCGCTGCCCGTTTGGCTGGCTCCGGTGCAGGTTGCAGTACTCAATATCACGGACTCTCAGGCCGACTATTGTCGTGAAATTGCTGCAAAGCTTCAAAAAGCATTGCCGAATCAAGACCTTAGGGTGGTGACTGATCTGCGCAACGAGAAGATTACGTATAAAATACGCGAACACGCCATGCAGAAGCTGCCGTATATCCTTGTCGCGGGCGACAAAGAGAAGGCTGCTGGAGCTGTGGCAGTCCGCGCCCGGGGTAACAAAGACCTCGGTGTGATGTCGGTTGACGCATTTGTCGACCTGATTGCACAGGACATCGCCTCCAAGGTTTGA
- a CDS encoding biopolymer transporter ExbD, whose translation MAFGTQDESDEVMNEINMTPLVDVMLVLLIIFIITVPVIKHAVPVDLPRASNTEEVLKPETIRLSVTEDGKYHWNELDITDEELEPRLAVEAAKEPQPDLHIRGDKNVRYERVAQAMSAAQRTGIKKIGFVTDPAK comes from the coding sequence ATGGCTTTTGGCACACAGGATGAGTCCGATGAAGTGATGAACGAGATCAACATGACGCCACTCGTGGACGTTATGCTGGTGCTACTCATCATCTTCATCATCACCGTGCCGGTGATCAAACACGCTGTTCCAGTCGACCTGCCGCGCGCCTCCAATACCGAGGAAGTGCTCAAGCCGGAGACCATCCGGCTGTCAGTCACCGAAGACGGCAAGTACCACTGGAACGAACTCGACATCACTGACGAGGAACTCGAGCCCCGTCTGGCGGTGGAAGCCGCCAAGGAACCGCAGCCCGATCTGCACATCCGCGGTGACAAGAACGTGCGCTACGAACGTGTGGCGCAGGCCATGTCGGCCGCGCAGCGCACAGGCATCAAGAAGATCGGTTTCGTGACCGATCCGGCCAAGTAA
- the rplT gene encoding 50S ribosomal protein L20 translates to MPRVKRGVTARARHKKVLALSKGFRGRRGNVFRIAKQAVMKAGQYAYRDRRTKKRVFRQLWIARINAAARELGLTYSQFANGLKKASIEIDRKMLADIAVHDKAAFGSIVEQVKAKLAAA, encoded by the coding sequence ATGCCTCGCGTCAAACGTGGTGTAACGGCTCGCGCCCGCCATAAAAAAGTTCTGGCCCTTTCCAAGGGTTTCCGCGGTCGTCGCGGCAATGTCTTCCGCATCGCCAAGCAGGCGGTGATGAAGGCTGGGCAATATGCCTACCGTGACCGTCGCACCAAGAAGCGCGTGTTCCGCCAATTGTGGATCGCCCGTATCAACGCCGCTGCACGCGAACTGGGTCTGACATACAGCCAATTCGCCAACGGCCTGAAGAAGGCTTCCATCGAAATCGACCGCAAGATGCTGGCCGATATCGCGGTGCACGACAAGGCTGCCTTCGGCAGCATCGTGGAACAAGTCAAGGCCAAGCTGGCTGCTGCTTGA
- a CDS encoding energy transducer TonB — MSQIDQIDTTTQVGRNTVVAGSVLALHIAALWAIQAGMGKHTLPEVITPVQLISEFITSAPPAAPPTPPAPPVPTPPPPKPTPPKPAPTPPKPKAQLPAAIKDPTPSPNAPTGSPDVISPTPPAPPAPPAPPVAAPSPAPAAPVAPAAPKIELPSSNAAYLNNPSPTFPAVSRRLGEQGKVTLRVLISAQGLPERVELAKSSGFERLDNAAIDTVKRWKFVPGKRNGVAEAMEYLVPVNFVLQQ, encoded by the coding sequence ATGTCCCAGATTGATCAAATAGACACCACAACACAGGTTGGTCGCAATACGGTCGTGGCGGGTTCCGTTCTGGCGCTTCACATCGCAGCGCTGTGGGCCATTCAAGCGGGCATGGGCAAGCACACGTTGCCGGAAGTCATCACTCCCGTGCAGCTGATCAGCGAGTTCATCACCTCGGCTCCACCCGCTGCACCGCCCACGCCCCCCGCACCGCCGGTCCCCACGCCTCCTCCACCAAAGCCCACGCCGCCCAAGCCTGCACCCACGCCCCCCAAGCCCAAGGCACAGTTGCCGGCGGCCATCAAGGACCCGACACCTTCGCCCAATGCGCCCACAGGCTCGCCGGACGTCATTTCGCCTACGCCTCCGGCACCGCCTGCGCCGCCAGCACCTCCGGTCGCCGCACCCAGCCCGGCTCCCGCCGCGCCTGTGGCACCAGCCGCGCCCAAGATTGAGCTGCCGTCGAGCAACGCAGCGTATCTAAACAATCCGTCGCCTACCTTCCCCGCCGTCAGCCGACGTCTGGGTGAGCAAGGCAAGGTGACGCTGCGCGTGCTGATCAGTGCGCAAGGCTTGCCCGAACGCGTCGAACTCGCCAAATCCAGCGGCTTCGAGCGTCTGGACAACGCCGCCATCGATACCGTCAAGCGCTGGAAATTCGTGCCAGGCAAACGCAATGGCGTTGCCGAGGCCATGGAATATCTGGTGCCCGTCAATTTCGTTCTTCAACAATAA
- the pheS gene encoding phenylalanine--tRNA ligase subunit alpha, which translates to MNELDSLVESAQKLFAQAQTPNDLENAKAQFLGKSGKVTELMKGMAQLSVEEKKSRGAAINLVKQAIEAALTERRQALADAELEAHLKAEVLDVTLPGRRRGTGGLHPVSVTMERIEGIFGSMGFDVAEGPEIESDWFNFTALNTPEDHPARSMHDTFYVEGGTAHAPNLLRTHTSPMQVRHAVQHVKKYRNLIDAGQTMPEIRVIAPGRTYRVDSDATHSPMFHQCEGLWIGENVSFKDLKVVFTDFCKTFFEQDDLVLRFRPSFFPFTEPSAEIDIQFQHGPLAGRWLEVSGAGQVHPNVVRNMGLDPEKYIGFAFGMGPDRLTMLRYGVNDLRLFFDGDIRFLSQFQ; encoded by the coding sequence ATGAACGAGTTGGATTCTCTGGTCGAAAGCGCGCAGAAACTGTTCGCGCAGGCACAAACCCCCAATGATCTGGAAAACGCCAAGGCGCAGTTTCTGGGCAAGTCGGGCAAGGTGACTGAGCTCATGAAGGGCATGGCGCAGCTTTCCGTCGAAGAGAAAAAGTCGCGCGGCGCTGCCATCAATCTGGTCAAGCAGGCCATTGAAGCCGCATTGACAGAGCGTCGCCAAGCGCTGGCCGATGCCGAGCTGGAGGCTCATCTGAAGGCTGAGGTGCTGGATGTGACGCTGCCAGGTCGTCGCCGTGGAACGGGTGGCCTGCATCCCGTGTCTGTCACGATGGAGCGCATCGAAGGTATCTTCGGTTCGATGGGTTTCGATGTGGCCGAAGGTCCCGAGATCGAATCCGACTGGTTCAACTTCACCGCGCTCAATACGCCGGAAGACCATCCTGCGCGCTCCATGCACGACACCTTCTACGTCGAAGGCGGCACGGCCCACGCGCCCAACCTGCTGCGCACGCACACCAGCCCGATGCAGGTGCGCCACGCTGTGCAGCACGTCAAGAAGTACCGCAATCTGATCGATGCCGGTCAGACCATGCCCGAGATCCGCGTGATCGCTCCGGGCCGCACCTACCGGGTGGACTCCGACGCGACGCACTCGCCCATGTTCCACCAGTGCGAAGGCCTGTGGATCGGCGAGAACGTGAGCTTCAAAGACTTGAAGGTGGTGTTCACCGATTTCTGCAAGACCTTCTTTGAGCAGGATGATCTGGTGCTGCGGTTTCGTCCCAGCTTCTTCCCATTCACCGAGCCAAGCGCCGAGATTGATATCCAGTTCCAGCACGGCCCGTTGGCTGGCCGCTGGCTCGAAGTCTCCGGAGCGGGTCAGGTGCATCCAAACGTGGTGCGCAACATGGGTCTCGATCCCGAGAAGTACATCGGCTTTGCCTTCGGCATGGGGCCTGATCGCCTGACGATGCTGCGTTACGGTGTGAACGATTTGCGCCTGTTCTTTGACGGTGACATCCGTTTCCTGTCGCAGTTCCAGTAA
- a CDS encoding SWIB/MDM2 domain-containing protein: MATASKSTDKAAPAKKRTPNAAFMKPLTPSPALAAVVGSAPLPRTEIISKLWTYIKAHNLQDAANKRMINADAKLKEVFGKPQVSMFEMAGLIGKHVK, translated from the coding sequence ATGGCAACTGCATCCAAGTCCACCGACAAGGCAGCACCCGCAAAGAAGCGCACACCCAACGCGGCATTCATGAAGCCTTTGACTCCCAGCCCCGCTCTGGCTGCAGTCGTCGGCTCGGCTCCGCTGCCCCGTACGGAGATCATCAGCAAGCTGTGGACGTACATCAAGGCCCACAACCTGCAAGATGCGGCCAACAAGCGCATGATCAACGCCGACGCCAAGCTCAAGGAAGTCTTCGGCAAGCCCCAAGTCTCGATGTTCGAGATGGCTGGCCTGATCGGCAAGCACGTCAAGTAA
- the rpmI gene encoding 50S ribosomal protein L35, protein MPKMKTKSSAKKRFRVRPGGTVKRGQAFKRHILTKKTTKNKRHLRGATAVHETNMGSIAQMLPGMGL, encoded by the coding sequence ATGCCCAAAATGAAGACCAAAAGCAGCGCGAAGAAGCGTTTTCGCGTTCGTCCGGGTGGTACCGTCAAGCGCGGTCAAGCCTTCAAGCGTCACATCTTGACCAAGAAGACCACCAAGAACAAGCGCCATCTGCGTGGTGCAACTGCAGTGCACGAGACCAACATGGGCTCGATCGCACAAATGTTGCCCGGCATGGGCCTGTAA
- the hemP gene encoding hemin uptake protein HemP, giving the protein MSATLTASTANAMLGSVNAAFGGQRASRSAAQGIAHVAEGASVDSRNLLQGQKVVTIAHNGVLYRLQATKLGKLILTK; this is encoded by the coding sequence ATGTCCGCCACACTCACCGCTTCCACAGCCAACGCCATGCTTGGCTCTGTCAACGCAGCTTTTGGCGGTCAGCGTGCATCGCGCAGCGCGGCACAAGGCATTGCCCATGTGGCCGAAGGCGCATCGGTGGACAGCCGCAACCTGCTGCAAGGCCAGAAGGTCGTGACCATCGCCCACAACGGCGTGCTCTACCGCCTGCAGGCCACCAAGCTCGGCAAGCTGATTCTCACCAAGTAA
- a CDS encoding bacterioferritin-associated ferredoxin, with translation MIVCVCRRVSDREIARHAHAGMSFDEIQFELGVATQCGRCEQCARDVVSQCCASGPVAALHNETAPKTIQLANSITESKAWNSSRHSQAV, from the coding sequence ATGATCGTCTGTGTTTGCCGCCGAGTCTCTGACCGCGAAATCGCACGCCATGCGCACGCAGGCATGAGCTTCGACGAAATTCAATTCGAACTGGGTGTCGCCACCCAATGCGGTCGCTGCGAGCAGTGCGCCCGTGATGTGGTGTCCCAGTGTTGCGCGTCCGGCCCCGTGGCCGCTCTGCACAACGAAACTGCGCCGAAGACGATCCAGCTTGCCAACTCCATTACAGAGAGCAAAGCATGGAATTCATCTCGACACTCGCAGGCAGTTTGA
- the aceA gene encoding isocitrate lyase: MSKLTNQLSREQQIAALEKDWAQNPRWKGVKRNYSAADVVRLRGSLQPENTLAQRGAEVLWEKINGSSKKGYVNAFGAISAGQAMQQAKAGLEAVYLSGWQVAADGNTSETMYPDQSLYAYDSVPTMVRRINNTFKRADEIQWGRGINPGDKEFIDYFLPIVADAEAGFGGVLNAFELMKNMIAAGAAGVHFEDQLAAVKKCGHMGGKVLVPTQEACEKLNAARFAADVMGVSTIVLARTDAEAANLITSDYDANDKPFLTGERTQEGFYRVKNGLEQAISRGVAYAPYADLVWCETGVPDIGFAREFAQAVHAACPGKLLSYNCSPSFNWKKNLNDAQIASFQEDLSALGYKFQFITLAGIHSNWYNTFKFAHAYARGEGMKHYVEMVQEPEFAARDLGYTFVSHQQEVGAGYFDDVTTVIQGGSSSVKALTGSTEEEQFH, translated from the coding sequence ATGTCCAAGCTGACCAATCAACTGAGCCGCGAACAGCAAATTGCCGCCCTCGAAAAGGACTGGGCACAGAACCCCCGTTGGAAGGGTGTGAAGCGCAACTACTCTGCCGCTGATGTGGTGCGTCTGCGTGGCAGCCTGCAGCCAGAAAACACGCTGGCACAGCGCGGTGCTGAAGTGCTGTGGGAAAAGATCAATGGCAGCTCCAAGAAGGGCTACGTGAACGCATTCGGTGCTATCTCTGCTGGTCAGGCCATGCAACAGGCCAAGGCTGGCCTGGAAGCGGTGTACCTGTCGGGCTGGCAGGTCGCCGCTGACGGCAATACCAGCGAAACCATGTACCCCGACCAGTCGCTGTACGCCTATGATTCGGTGCCGACCATGGTTCGCCGCATCAACAACACCTTCAAGCGCGCTGACGAAATCCAGTGGGGCCGTGGTATCAACCCGGGCGACAAGGAATTCATTGACTACTTCCTGCCTATCGTGGCGGACGCTGAAGCCGGTTTCGGTGGCGTTCTGAATGCCTTCGAATTGATGAAGAACATGATCGCTGCAGGTGCTGCTGGCGTTCACTTTGAAGACCAATTGGCTGCGGTGAAGAAGTGCGGCCACATGGGTGGCAAGGTGCTGGTTCCTACCCAGGAAGCCTGTGAAAAGCTGAATGCAGCGCGCTTCGCTGCCGACGTGATGGGTGTGTCCACCATCGTTTTGGCCCGCACCGATGCAGAAGCGGCCAATCTGATCACCAGCGATTATGACGCCAACGACAAGCCTTTCCTGACCGGCGAGCGCACTCAAGAAGGTTTCTACCGCGTCAAGAACGGTCTGGAGCAAGCCATCAGCCGCGGCGTGGCCTATGCGCCTTACGCTGATCTGGTGTGGTGCGAAACCGGCGTGCCGGACATTGGCTTCGCCCGTGAATTCGCCCAAGCCGTGCACGCCGCATGTCCAGGCAAGCTGCTGTCTTACAACTGCTCGCCATCCTTCAACTGGAAGAAGAACCTCAACGACGCGCAGATCGCATCGTTCCAGGAAGACCTCTCGGCTCTGGGCTACAAGTTTCAGTTCATCACGCTGGCCGGTATCCACAGCAACTGGTACAACACCTTCAAGTTCGCCCATGCATACGCTCGCGGCGAAGGCATGAAGCACTACGTTGAAATGGTGCAGGAACCTGAATTCGCAGCTCGCGATTTGGGCTACACCTTCGTGTCGCATCAGCAAGAAGTGGGCGCAGGCTACTTCGATGACGTGACTACCGTGATTCAGGGCGGCTCGTCCAGCGTGAAGGCGCTGACCGGTTCCACCGAAGAAGAGCAGTTCCACTGA
- a CDS encoding MotA/TolQ/ExbB proton channel family protein codes for MNSQFGIANVWIQGDFVTRFVAILLLAMSLASWIVIIIKALDIWRFKKDAKVARDFWHSEDFAAGMTKLGSDPSNPFRILALEGREATAHHRNTQAHLHDSLDVSDWVTRCLRNCIDEFTARLQSGLAILASVGSTAPFIGLFGTVWGIYHALVAIGTSGQSTIDKVAGPIGEALIMTALGLAVAIPAVLGYNALVRGNKSILNGLNSFAHDLHAYFVTGARVSSHGESGKVLPIKKG; via the coding sequence ATGAATTCCCAATTTGGCATCGCCAATGTCTGGATACAAGGTGACTTCGTTACCCGGTTCGTCGCAATTCTCTTGCTGGCCATGTCGCTGGCATCGTGGATCGTCATCATCATCAAGGCGCTCGACATCTGGCGCTTCAAGAAAGACGCCAAAGTGGCGCGCGATTTCTGGCACAGCGAAGACTTCGCCGCCGGCATGACCAAGCTGGGCAGCGACCCGAGCAACCCCTTCCGCATCCTGGCCCTCGAAGGCCGCGAAGCCACTGCCCACCACCGCAATACCCAGGCACATCTGCATGACTCGCTGGACGTGAGCGACTGGGTCACGCGCTGCCTGCGCAACTGTATCGACGAATTCACCGCCCGCCTGCAATCGGGTCTGGCGATCCTGGCCTCCGTCGGCTCGACTGCACCATTCATCGGCCTGTTCGGCACCGTCTGGGGCATCTACCACGCGCTGGTCGCCATCGGCACATCGGGCCAATCAACCATCGACAAGGTGGCTGGTCCCATCGGCGAAGCGCTGATCATGACCGCCCTGGGCTTGGCCGTGGCCATTCCCGCCGTGCTGGGCTACAACGCTCTGGTACGCGGCAACAAGTCGATCCTGAATGGTCTCAACAGCTTTGCACACGATCTGCACGCCTACTTCGTGACCGGTGCCCGTGTTTCCTCGCACGGCGAATCCGGCAAGGTGTTGCCGATCAAGAAGGGGTAA
- a CDS encoding heme-binding protein has protein sequence MKTSSVLELSDLKKIAAAAEAEALQNKWNVTIVIVDNGGHQLWLQRLDGAAPVSAHIAAAKARTAALGCRESRVYEEMINGGRASFLSAPTIEGMLEGGVPIMKDGQCLGAVGVSGVKSTEDAQIAKAGIAAIGL, from the coding sequence ATGAAGACCAGCTCCGTTCTCGAACTCTCCGACCTCAAGAAGATCGCCGCCGCCGCTGAAGCGGAAGCGCTGCAAAACAAGTGGAACGTGACGATCGTGATCGTCGACAACGGCGGTCACCAACTGTGGCTGCAGCGCCTGGATGGCGCGGCTCCCGTATCGGCTCATATTGCCGCCGCCAAGGCCCGCACCGCAGCTCTGGGTTGCCGCGAAAGCCGCGTATATGAAGAGATGATCAACGGCGGCCGTGCCTCGTTCCTCAGCGCTCCAACCATCGAGGGCATGCTCGAAGGCGGCGTGCCGATCATGAAGGATGGCCAGTGCCTTGGCGCCGTGGGCGTGAGCGGTGTGAAGTCCACCGAAGACGCGCAGATCGCCAAGGCGGGTATCGCCGCCATCGGTCTGTAA
- the rraA gene encoding ribonuclease E activity regulator RraA: MTSTPAQNISTCDLCDAHLKDDTGAFRVLPPVFQDFGGKPAFAGAIATVKCFEDNSGVKAAVETPGNGRVLVVDGGGSVRRALVGGNVAATAAKNGWAGIVVYGAVRDIAELRQTPIGIRALALIPLPTEKRGEGQSGVTVLISGVWVRPDEWLYADADGIVIGAKQL, encoded by the coding sequence ATGACATCCACCCCAGCCCAGAACATCAGCACTTGCGATCTTTGCGATGCGCATCTCAAGGACGATACGGGTGCATTCCGCGTACTGCCCCCGGTGTTCCAGGACTTCGGTGGCAAGCCTGCTTTCGCGGGGGCCATTGCCACGGTCAAGTGCTTCGAGGACAACTCCGGCGTGAAGGCGGCGGTCGAGACGCCGGGCAATGGCCGAGTGCTCGTGGTGGATGGCGGCGGTTCCGTGCGCCGCGCGTTGGTCGGTGGCAATGTGGCTGCGACGGCTGCGAAGAACGGCTGGGCGGGCATCGTGGTCTACGGCGCGGTGAGGGATATCGCGGAGCTGCGCCAGACGCCCATCGGCATCCGTGCGCTTGCACTCATTCCGCTGCCCACCGAGAAGCGCGGCGAGGGGCAGTCCGGCGTGACGGTGCTGATCTCCGGCGTCTGGGTGCGTCCAGACGAGTGGCTCTATGCCGATGCCGATGGCATCGTGATCGGCGCGAAGCAGCTCTGA